The genomic interval CATGATCGTTTTCTCTTACCGAATGGCATACAAATACGCAGGTTATCGAATTTTCTAGGAAAGAGAGGGGCGAGAAAAAGCATGTATCACAAAACAACAGGTTATAAAGCTTTTTCAGTATTTAACTATATTTTGCTCGCGGTCATTTGTATTTCTTGTATTATTCCACTCGTTCATATTCTAGCTGTAAGCTTAAGCGCCAGCTCACCAGCCAACGCGAATCTGGTCAAGCTATGGCCAATCGGCTTCAACTTTGAAGCCTATTCCAAAACGTTGAATAACGATAATTTTCACAATGCTCTTTTTGTAGGTTTTAAGCGTACGGCGCTTGGAACGCTCGTCGGCATGTCTTTGATGATTCTAGCGGGTTATGCATTATCCAAAGATGGACGGACATTTAAGAGCCGTTCGGTCTATACGTGGTATTTTCTCTTTACGATGTTGTTCAGTGGTGGTATTGTTCCTTCGTACATGCTTATTCGCAACTTGGATTTAATGAACTCGATTTGGGCGCTTGTTCTGCCAGGGGCGATCAACGTATTTAATATGGTGCTTCTAATGAACTTTTTCCGGGCCGTA from Paenibacillus sp. FSL K6-3182 carries:
- a CDS encoding carbohydrate ABC transporter permease, giving the protein MYHKTTGYKAFSVFNYILLAVICISCIIPLVHILAVSLSASSPANANLVKLWPIGFNFEAYSKTLNNDNFHNALFVGFKRTALGTLVGMSLMILAGYALSKDGRTFKSRSVYTWYFLFTMLFSGGIVPSYMLIRNLDLMNSIWALVLPGAINVFNMVLLMNFFRAVPKELEEASLMDGAGQFRTLWSIFLPISMPALATISLFTMVTHWNSWFDGLLYITDYRKYPLATFLQTIIVQQDFNKINPDVNELKHISQRTVKSAQIFIGTLPILLVYPFLQRYFVKGIIMGAVKE